A single window of Nicotiana sylvestris chromosome 5, ASM39365v2, whole genome shotgun sequence DNA harbors:
- the LOC104210489 gene encoding uncharacterized protein, whose amino-acid sequence MNVQIELLRKQLAEVEIVAPAPVEIVAPPPVEVVAPAPVAVEVVAPAPVAVGVVVPAPFQSGVRRRFLVEDVAEPAGAAAPTGAAAPAGARSDSDSMSVASPPDDKTGDPDYQP is encoded by the exons ATGAATGTTCAAATTGAGCTTTTAAGGAAACAACT TGCTGAGGTTGAGATTGTTGCTCCTGCCCCGGTTGAGATTGTTGCTCCTCCCCCGGTTGAGGTTGTTGCTCCTGCCCCGGTTGCGGTTGAGGTTGTTGCTCCTGCCCCAGTTGCGGTTGGGGTTGTTGTTCCTGCCCCTTTTCAGTCGGGTGTACGTCGGAG GTTCCTGGTTGAAGATGTTGCTGAGCCCGCTGGAGCTGCTGCGCCCACTGGAGCTGCTGCGCCTGCTGGAGCCAGGTCTGATTCAGACTCGATGTCTGTGGCATCGCCACCAGATGACAAAACTGGTGATCCTGATTATCAGCCTTGA